The Drosophila bipectinata strain 14024-0381.07 chromosome 2L, DbipHiC1v2, whole genome shotgun sequence genome has a segment encoding these proteins:
- the Tango14 gene encoding dehydrodolichyl diphosphate synthase complex subunit NUS1 has translation MIEVLCLLLSRLLLLLVGGYELLWLLRERLNAFVNWSYDLWRSAAARELHERRVLTDCRSQLTKTPQHLVLVISPSDHYVDSVLLQRIFGFALEVGVQHVSVYDRRPKGGGYVELDKLCQPSSAEGSGSHFKWPAIPKKSDSAPRNGQKTNGYVNGAADSSSCSNQLQLYQISAADGHALIADVCRELYEERNSEVVQNLLSQKREALTEQIDSMLTKRLGYVAPEPDLGIIFARQTCTYGVLPWHVRFTEFHTHPSGRYFNVETFANILCKYSRCEQRWGT, from the exons ATGATCGAGGTGCTGTGCCTTCTGCTAAGCCgcttgctgctgctcctggtaGGAGGCTATGAGCTGCTGTGGCTGCTCCGCGAGCGACTAAATGCATTTGTGAACTGGTCATATGACCTCTGGCGCAGCGCCGCGGCACGTGAGCTACATGAGCGGCGCGTGCTCACGGATTGCCGTTCCCAGCTGACAAAGACGCCCCAGCACCTAGTGCTGGTCATCTCGCCCAGCGACCATTACGTGGACTCGGTACTGCTGCAACGTATCTTTGGCTTTGCCCTGGAGGTTGGCGTCCAGCATGTCAGCGTATACGACAGGCGACCTAAGGGAGGTGGCTATGTAGAGCTGGACAAGCTGTGCCAGCCATCAAGTGCTGAGGGAAGCGGCAGCCACTTTAAGTGGCCAGCGATTCCCAAGAAGTCGGATAGCGCGCCAagaaatggacaaaaaacAAATGGTTATGTCAATGGTGCAGCCGACAGCAGTTCATGTTCTAATCAATTGCAG CTCTATCAAATCAGCGCCGCCGACGGCCATGCCCTCATCGCTGATGTCTGTCGGGAGTTGTATGAAGAAAGGAATTCGGAAGTGGTGCAGAATCTGCTCAGCCAGAAGCGCGAAGCGCTCACCGAGCAGATTGACTCTATGCTGACCAAGCGGCTGGGTTACGTTGCACCCGAACCTGATTTGGGCATCATCTTTGCACGACAGACATGCACATACGGCGTGCTGCCGTGGCATGTGCGCTTCACGGAGTTCCATACGCATCCAAGTGGACGGTACTTCAACGTGGAAACGTTTGCCAACATCCTGTGCAAGTACTCGCGATGCGAACAGCGCTGGGGCACTTAG
- the capt gene encoding adenylyl cyclase-associated protein 1 isoform X1: MFSCCRATPRAGKKEKKKSEDTEKIEETTDDKKEPQLNGKQELLAREPPEKPDNPPDTANPTQAEAATVASSPAPTSPPAPLPLPVPVPAPVAAAEAAKETEIETLARSTHSSTSTAPPASMTSAGAEEEEEENKVAVAEINPTTPSSQPPPTKSCLSRHNSTHQSIKKKVNISNRAEIIEPDPLPLLVLASQNQGSLLDDDEVFSDSLPPPKRESMCAPYIEGDLVSETVAFVHGLPAWFDDERLNEIGCIEPPVTPVGRDELELKRQRLYTELLRAAHAAVEHSVAVRDNVPEAKPTTEHLESICERLENLVDRLERTLAAPPPHPQPLELPTPILPPPPVETEEVLPTAEAETPPPPPPPPPSSSMSVAGFEDIVAGPLSQYLSLSAKIGGDVAQHAELVKGAFGSQLQYVTLATQIAQPAQPKQAELLKPTSTQISAIQDFREKHRSSPFFNHLSAISESIPALGWVCVEKTPGPYVKEMNDAGQFYTNRVLKEWKEKDTTHVEWARSWVQTLTELQAYIRQYHTTGLVWSGKGAAPAGGAPPPPPPGGLPPPPPPLDLNALKLDSAGDDRSALFAQINQGADITKNLKKVTGDMQTHKNPSLRSGPAPFKAPAQYGGQATAAPTAAPAKEPVFTRDGKKWIIEYQKNNTGLLVENAEMNNVVYVFRCEGSTLTVKGKVNNIVFDSCKKCSLLFDSVVASVEFVNCQSVQMQVLGSVPTVSIDKTDGCQMYLSKDSLGVEIVNSKSSEMNILLPQDNGDYTELALPEQYKTTIAGKTLKTVCVDSLG, from the exons ATGTTCTCCTGCTGCCGAGCTACACCCCGGGCCGGAAAGAAGGAAAAGAAGAAGAGCGAGGATACCGAGAAGATTGAGGAGACGACAGACGACAAAAAGGAGCCTCAGCTTAATGGCAAGCAGGAGCTCCTAGCTAGGGAGCCACCCGAGAAGCCGGATAATCCGCCGGACACTG CCAATCCGACTCAGGCTGAAGCAGCTACAGTAGCTTCATCACCAGCACCAACttcaccaccagcaccactaCCACTACCAGTACCAGTTCCAGCACCAGTTGCAGCTGCAGAAGCAGCCAAAGAAACTGAAATCGAGACATTAGCCCGATCGACGCACTCTTCCACTTCCACTGCCCCGCCAGCCTCGATGACCAGCGCCGgggccgaggaggaggaggaggagaataaAGTGGCGGTGGCTGAAATTAATCCGACAACACCAAGCTCCCAGCCGCCACCTACCAAGAGCTGTCTCTCCAGGCACAACTCCACGCACCAGTCAATTAAGAAGAAGGTTAACATCAGCAACCGGGCGGAGATAATTGAGCCGGATCCCCTGCCCCTGTTGGTATTGGCCAGTCAGAATCAGGGCTCCCTGCTGGACGACGACGAGGTGTTCTCCGACTCACTGCCTCCGCCGAAAAGGGAGAGCATGTGTGCGCCATATATCGAGGGGGATCTCGTCTCGGAGACGGTGGCGTTCGTTCACGGATTGCCCGCTTGGTTCGACGACGAGCGACTGAATGAGAT CGGCTGTATCGAACCGCCGGTCACGCCGGTTGGACGCGACGAGCTGGAGCTGAAGCGCCAGCGCCTCTACACGGAGCTCCTGCGAGCAGCCCACGCAGCTGTGGAGCACAGCGTGGCCGTGCGGG ATAACGTGCCGGAAGCCAAGCCCACGACCGAGCACTTGGAAAGCATTTGCGAACGTCTAGAGAACCTAGTCGACCGCTTGGAACGGACTCTAGCAGCGCCACCACCGCATCCGCAGCCACTTGAACTGCCCACGCCCATTCTCCCGCCCCCGCCAGTCGAAACCGAAGAAGTTCTTCCAACAGCCGAAGCAGAaacgccaccaccaccacctcctccaccACCAAGCAGCAGCATGAGTGTCGCAGGATTCGAGGATATTGTGGCGGGTCCACTGAGCCAGTATCTGTCCCTCTCCGCCAAAATTGGCGGCGATGTTGCCCAGCATGCCGAGCTCGTGAAGGGCGCTTTCGG TTCCCAGCTGCAGTATGTGACGCTGGCCACCCAAATCGCCCAGCCGGCGCAGCCTAAGCAGGCCGAGCTGCTGAAGCCAACCTCCACGCAGATCAGCGCCATCCAGGACTTCCGTGAGAAGCATCGCTCCTCTCCCTTCTTCAACCACCTGTCTGCCATCAGCGAGAGCATTCCCGCTTTGGGATGGGTGTGCGTGGAGAAGACCCCTGGTCCGTATGTCAAGGAGATGAACGACGCCGGCCAGTTCTACACGAACCGTGTTCTCAAGGAGTGGAAGGAGAAGGACACCACGCATGTGGAGTGGGCTCGCTCCTGGGTCCAGACGCTGACCGAGCTGCAGGCCTACATCCGGCAGTATCACACCACTGGCTTGGTGTGGTCCGGCAAGGGTGCTGCCCCAGCTGGAGGCGccccgccaccaccaccacccggTGGTCTCCCCCCACCGCCGCCACCACTGGATCTGAATGCCCTTAAGCTGGACAGTGCCGGCGATGATCGTAGTGCTCTGTTCGCCCAAATTAACCAGGGTGCCGACATCACCAAGA ACTTGAAGAAGGTAACTGGGGACATGCAGACCCACAAGAATCCGTCTTTGCGCTCCGGCCCTGCTCCGTTTAAGGCACCAGCTCAGTATGGTGGCCAAGCCACGGCTGCTCCAACCGCCGCTCCAGCAAAGGAGCCAGTGTTCACCCGCGACGGCAAGAAGTGGATCATTGAGTACCAGAAGAACAACACTGGTCTGCTTGTCGAGAATGCCGAGATGAACAACGTGGTGTATGTGTTCCGGTGCGAGGGATCAACGCTGACGGTCAAGGGCAAGGTGAACAACATCGTGTTTGACTCGTGCAAGAAATGTTCTCTGCTCTTTGATTCTGTGGTGGCCTCCGTGGAGTTTGTCAACTGCCAGAGCGTTCAGATGCAAGTGCTCGGCTCAGTGCCGACTGTGTCCATCGACAAGACCGACGGTTGCCAGATGTATCTCTCCAAGGACTCGCTGGGCGTAGAGattgtcaactccaagtcctcCGAGATGAACATCCTCTTGCCCCAGGACAATGGCGACTAT ACCGAGTTGGCTTTACCGGAGCAGTATAAGACCACCATTGCTGGCAAGACCCTCAAGACTGTGTGCGTGGACAGCCTGGGCTAA
- the capt gene encoding adenylyl cyclase-associated protein 1 isoform X2, with product MFSCCRATPRAGKKEKKKSEDTEKIEETTDDKKEPQLNGKQELLAREPPEKPDNPPDTDNVPEAKPTTEHLESICERLENLVDRLERTLAAPPPHPQPLELPTPILPPPPVETEEVLPTAEAETPPPPPPPPPSSSMSVAGFEDIVAGPLSQYLSLSAKIGGDVAQHAELVKGAFGSQLQYVTLATQIAQPAQPKQAELLKPTSTQISAIQDFREKHRSSPFFNHLSAISESIPALGWVCVEKTPGPYVKEMNDAGQFYTNRVLKEWKEKDTTHVEWARSWVQTLTELQAYIRQYHTTGLVWSGKGAAPAGGAPPPPPPGGLPPPPPPLDLNALKLDSAGDDRSALFAQINQGADITKNLKKVTGDMQTHKNPSLRSGPAPFKAPAQYGGQATAAPTAAPAKEPVFTRDGKKWIIEYQKNNTGLLVENAEMNNVVYVFRCEGSTLTVKGKVNNIVFDSCKKCSLLFDSVVASVEFVNCQSVQMQVLGSVPTVSIDKTDGCQMYLSKDSLGVEIVNSKSSEMNILLPQDNGDYTELALPEQYKTTIAGKTLKTVCVDSLG from the exons ATGTTCTCCTGCTGCCGAGCTACACCCCGGGCCGGAAAGAAGGAAAAGAAGAAGAGCGAGGATACCGAGAAGATTGAGGAGACGACAGACGACAAAAAGGAGCCTCAGCTTAATGGCAAGCAGGAGCTCCTAGCTAGGGAGCCACCCGAGAAGCCGGATAATCCGCCGGACACTG ATAACGTGCCGGAAGCCAAGCCCACGACCGAGCACTTGGAAAGCATTTGCGAACGTCTAGAGAACCTAGTCGACCGCTTGGAACGGACTCTAGCAGCGCCACCACCGCATCCGCAGCCACTTGAACTGCCCACGCCCATTCTCCCGCCCCCGCCAGTCGAAACCGAAGAAGTTCTTCCAACAGCCGAAGCAGAaacgccaccaccaccacctcctccaccACCAAGCAGCAGCATGAGTGTCGCAGGATTCGAGGATATTGTGGCGGGTCCACTGAGCCAGTATCTGTCCCTCTCCGCCAAAATTGGCGGCGATGTTGCCCAGCATGCCGAGCTCGTGAAGGGCGCTTTCGG TTCCCAGCTGCAGTATGTGACGCTGGCCACCCAAATCGCCCAGCCGGCGCAGCCTAAGCAGGCCGAGCTGCTGAAGCCAACCTCCACGCAGATCAGCGCCATCCAGGACTTCCGTGAGAAGCATCGCTCCTCTCCCTTCTTCAACCACCTGTCTGCCATCAGCGAGAGCATTCCCGCTTTGGGATGGGTGTGCGTGGAGAAGACCCCTGGTCCGTATGTCAAGGAGATGAACGACGCCGGCCAGTTCTACACGAACCGTGTTCTCAAGGAGTGGAAGGAGAAGGACACCACGCATGTGGAGTGGGCTCGCTCCTGGGTCCAGACGCTGACCGAGCTGCAGGCCTACATCCGGCAGTATCACACCACTGGCTTGGTGTGGTCCGGCAAGGGTGCTGCCCCAGCTGGAGGCGccccgccaccaccaccacccggTGGTCTCCCCCCACCGCCGCCACCACTGGATCTGAATGCCCTTAAGCTGGACAGTGCCGGCGATGATCGTAGTGCTCTGTTCGCCCAAATTAACCAGGGTGCCGACATCACCAAGA ACTTGAAGAAGGTAACTGGGGACATGCAGACCCACAAGAATCCGTCTTTGCGCTCCGGCCCTGCTCCGTTTAAGGCACCAGCTCAGTATGGTGGCCAAGCCACGGCTGCTCCAACCGCCGCTCCAGCAAAGGAGCCAGTGTTCACCCGCGACGGCAAGAAGTGGATCATTGAGTACCAGAAGAACAACACTGGTCTGCTTGTCGAGAATGCCGAGATGAACAACGTGGTGTATGTGTTCCGGTGCGAGGGATCAACGCTGACGGTCAAGGGCAAGGTGAACAACATCGTGTTTGACTCGTGCAAGAAATGTTCTCTGCTCTTTGATTCTGTGGTGGCCTCCGTGGAGTTTGTCAACTGCCAGAGCGTTCAGATGCAAGTGCTCGGCTCAGTGCCGACTGTGTCCATCGACAAGACCGACGGTTGCCAGATGTATCTCTCCAAGGACTCGCTGGGCGTAGAGattgtcaactccaagtcctcCGAGATGAACATCCTCTTGCCCCAGGACAATGGCGACTAT ACCGAGTTGGCTTTACCGGAGCAGTATAAGACCACCATTGCTGGCAAGACCCTCAAGACTGTGTGCGTGGACAGCCTGGGCTAA
- the capt gene encoding adenylyl cyclase-associated protein 1 isoform X3, with translation MSVAGFEDIVAGPLSQYLSLSAKIGGDVAQHAELVKGAFGSQLQYVTLATQIAQPAQPKQAELLKPTSTQISAIQDFREKHRSSPFFNHLSAISESIPALGWVCVEKTPGPYVKEMNDAGQFYTNRVLKEWKEKDTTHVEWARSWVQTLTELQAYIRQYHTTGLVWSGKGAAPAGGAPPPPPPGGLPPPPPPLDLNALKLDSAGDDRSALFAQINQGADITKNLKKVTGDMQTHKNPSLRSGPAPFKAPAQYGGQATAAPTAAPAKEPVFTRDGKKWIIEYQKNNTGLLVENAEMNNVVYVFRCEGSTLTVKGKVNNIVFDSCKKCSLLFDSVVASVEFVNCQSVQMQVLGSVPTVSIDKTDGCQMYLSKDSLGVEIVNSKSSEMNILLPQDNGDYTELALPEQYKTTIAGKTLKTVCVDSLG, from the exons ATGAGTGTCGCAGGATTCGAGGATATTGTGGCGGGTCCACTGAGCCAGTATCTGTCCCTCTCCGCCAAAATTGGCGGCGATGTTGCCCAGCATGCCGAGCTCGTGAAGGGCGCTTTCGG TTCCCAGCTGCAGTATGTGACGCTGGCCACCCAAATCGCCCAGCCGGCGCAGCCTAAGCAGGCCGAGCTGCTGAAGCCAACCTCCACGCAGATCAGCGCCATCCAGGACTTCCGTGAGAAGCATCGCTCCTCTCCCTTCTTCAACCACCTGTCTGCCATCAGCGAGAGCATTCCCGCTTTGGGATGGGTGTGCGTGGAGAAGACCCCTGGTCCGTATGTCAAGGAGATGAACGACGCCGGCCAGTTCTACACGAACCGTGTTCTCAAGGAGTGGAAGGAGAAGGACACCACGCATGTGGAGTGGGCTCGCTCCTGGGTCCAGACGCTGACCGAGCTGCAGGCCTACATCCGGCAGTATCACACCACTGGCTTGGTGTGGTCCGGCAAGGGTGCTGCCCCAGCTGGAGGCGccccgccaccaccaccacccggTGGTCTCCCCCCACCGCCGCCACCACTGGATCTGAATGCCCTTAAGCTGGACAGTGCCGGCGATGATCGTAGTGCTCTGTTCGCCCAAATTAACCAGGGTGCCGACATCACCAAGA ACTTGAAGAAGGTAACTGGGGACATGCAGACCCACAAGAATCCGTCTTTGCGCTCCGGCCCTGCTCCGTTTAAGGCACCAGCTCAGTATGGTGGCCAAGCCACGGCTGCTCCAACCGCCGCTCCAGCAAAGGAGCCAGTGTTCACCCGCGACGGCAAGAAGTGGATCATTGAGTACCAGAAGAACAACACTGGTCTGCTTGTCGAGAATGCCGAGATGAACAACGTGGTGTATGTGTTCCGGTGCGAGGGATCAACGCTGACGGTCAAGGGCAAGGTGAACAACATCGTGTTTGACTCGTGCAAGAAATGTTCTCTGCTCTTTGATTCTGTGGTGGCCTCCGTGGAGTTTGTCAACTGCCAGAGCGTTCAGATGCAAGTGCTCGGCTCAGTGCCGACTGTGTCCATCGACAAGACCGACGGTTGCCAGATGTATCTCTCCAAGGACTCGCTGGGCGTAGAGattgtcaactccaagtcctcCGAGATGAACATCCTCTTGCCCCAGGACAATGGCGACTAT ACCGAGTTGGCTTTACCGGAGCAGTATAAGACCACCATTGCTGGCAAGACCCTCAAGACTGTGTGCGTGGACAGCCTGGGCTAA
- the Vps29 gene encoding vacuolar protein sorting-associated protein 29 codes for MLVLVLGDLHIPHRCSSLPAKFKKLLVPGRIHHILATGNICTKESYDYLKSLANDVHIVRGDFDENLSYPEQKVVTVGQFRIGLCHGHQVVPRGDPEALALIQRQLDVDILITGHTYKFEAYEHGNKFYINPGSATGAFNPLDTNVVPSFVLMDIQSTTVVTYVYQLIGDEVKVERIEYKKI; via the coding sequence ATGCTCGTTCTGGTACTCGGGGACCTACACATTCCGCACCGCTGCAGCAGCCTGCCAGCCAAGTTTAAGAAGTTGCTGGTGCCCGGCCGCATTCACCACATCCTGGCCACCGGCAATATTTGCACCAAGGAATCCTACGATTATCTCAAATCCCTGGCCAACGACGTGCACATAGTACGTGGCGACTTCGATGAAAACCTAAGCTACCCCGAGCAGAAGGTGGTGACTGTGGGCCAGTTCCGAATCGGTCTATGCCACGGCCATCAGGTGGTGCCCCGCGGTGATCCAGAGGCGTTGGCCCTCATCCAGCGACAACTGGACGTGGACATCTTAATCACGGGTCACACGTACAAGTTCGAGGCGTACGAGCATGGTAATAAGTTCTACATCAATCCGGGATCAGCCACGGGAGCCTTTAACCCGTTGGATACGAATGTGGTGCCGTCGTTTGTTCTCATGGACATCCAAAGCACAACGGTGGTGACATACGTCTACCAACTGATCGGCGACGAGGTCAAAGTGGAGCGGATCGAGTACAAGAAGATCTAG
- the Tfb4 gene encoding general transcription factor IIH subunit 3: protein MEAETSSKEAESSIDLLVIVLDTNPSQRIVRQNPQNLTQILEAVIAFGNAHLMQKAQNKLAVLSCSHHATNFLYPLPRRQVELRQVDGQYEAFSLVEKTVKQQLGSILMNAPRLNGPSESLLAGSMSMALCYISRLQRNVTSGVKMHSRILVLTGSNECASQYMTFMNVFFTAQKLGIVIDTCALDKTLSLLQQGCDITSGQFLKVTQLDGLLQYLLWVFLPAPEMRHKLVLPPPPKVDYRASCFCHRELIDIGYVCSVCLSVFCKYSPICTTCHTIFKTPGPLPIKGKKKKKTDKQ, encoded by the exons ATGGAAGCAGAGACATCAAGCAAAGAAG CCGAGTCGAGCATCGACCTGCTGGTCATCGTGCTGGACACGAATCCATCGCAGCGTATAGTTCGCCAGAACCCACAGAACCTGACTCAAATCCTGGAGGCGGTGATTGCATTCGGAAATGCACATCTCATGCAAAAGGCACAGAATAAGCTGGCTGTGCTGTCCTGTTCCCACCATGCCAC AAATTTCCTGTATCCTCTGCCTCGGCGTCAAGTGGAACTTCGTCAAGTCGATGGGCAGTACGAAGCCTTCAGTCTCGTAGAGAAGACAGTGAAGCAGCAGCTGGGCAGTATTCTAATGAACGCCCCACGTCTAAATGGTCCTAGCGAGAGCCTACTGGCTGGCAGCATGTCCATGGCCCTTTGTTATATCTCCAGA CTCCAGCGCAACGTGACTTCAGGCGTGAAGATGCATTCCCGTATTCTGGTTTTGACGGGCAGCAATGAGTGTGCTTCACAATATATGACATTCATGAATGTCTTCTTTACCGCCCAAAAGTTGGGTATTGTGATCGACACCTGCGCTCTAGACAAGACCCTAAGCTTGCTGCAACAGGGCTGTGATATCACCTCTGGCCAGTTCCTCAAAGTCACTCAGCTGGACGGCCTGCTACAGTATCTACTCTGGGTATTTCTTCCCGCACCGGAAATGCGTCATAAGCTGGTTCTACCCCCGCCTCCAAAGGTTGACTACCGAGCCTCTTGCTTCTGCCATCGTGAGCTGATCGACATTGGATATGTCTGTTCTGTTTGCCTATCCGTATTCTGCAAATACAGTCCTATTTGCACCACTTGCCA CACAATATTCAAGACTCCGGGACCCTTGCCTATcaaaggaaaaaagaaaaagaaaaccgaTAAGCAGTAA
- the l(2)10685 gene encoding 5-methylcytosine rRNA methyltransferase NSUN4: protein MLKVRSIVLLQRRWKSGAKKRWNVLQNKKNNCDRALENFDDFYGSVYGSRWKNMRAALLTRHKYIALVNNFGDTEQTCSMLEMDGAINMKSLINLAQDRLKESSNEPMPAQGQSRHEIEGKLDTLLRKQQEREVSSIYPILGEDGLSGTLPQQLKFDNIEEKQTDQLQERLPFEQSLTKALEEDVRLDENRLVDPQFGTGGLYEYMPAHSIKGMEDWVAESEHYKYYQTSADFPLNIEPETYFQYPEHLSLYTYEMGNCSDFKAPKKCLTGVLSHFMMDGASTLPPLFLQVQPGERVLDACASPGGKSLVMLQTLHVDQLVCNDIQESRLNKLRKVMQEYLFDFKERWAGKRLIFSQSDARYLDDYDAFDKILVDVPCTTDRHVLNEQDNNIFKPTRIKERLRIPELQAGILTNCLRLLRPGGSLVYSTCSLSPIQNDGVVHMALQKAFAEHNITATIKDLSRQTALFSDVFKFEHPKGLKYGQMVVPYLPANFGPMYFSKITRNA from the coding sequence ATGTTAAAAGTACGCAGCATTGTTCTGCTGCAAAGAAGATGGAAGAGTGGGGCCAAAAAACGATGGAATGTCCTGCAGAACAAGAAGAACAACTGCGACAGGGCGCTGGAGAACTTTGATGACTTTTACGGATCCGTGTACGGCAGCCGGTGGAAAAACATGCGGGCAGCACTACTTACCCGGCACAAGTACATCGCCCTGGTTAACAACTTTGGAGACACGGAGCAGACCTGCAGCATGCTAGAAATGGACGGGGCTATCAATATGAAGTCACTTATTAATTTGGCCCAGGATCGCCTGAAGGAGTCCAGTAACGAACCCATGCCGGCTCAGGGGCAATCTCGACATGAGATAGAGGGAAAACTGGATACCTTGCTGCGAAAGCAACAGGAACGAGAGGTCTCCTCGATTTATCCTATCCTCGGAGAGGATGGTCTCTCTGGTACATTGCCACAGCAATTAAAGTTTGATAACATAGAGGAAAAGCAAACAGATCAGCTTCAGGAAAGGCTACCGTTCGAACAGAGCTTAACCAAGGCTCTGGAGGAAGATGTCCGGCTAGATGAAAATCGTTTAGTAGACCCCCAGTTTGGCACTGGCGGCTTATACGAGTACATGCCCGCTCACAGCATAAAGGGAATGGAGGACTGGGTGGCCGAATCGGAGCACTACAAATATTATCAAACCAGTGCGGATTTTCCTTTAAACATTGAGCCGGAAACATATTTTCAGTACCCAGAGCACCTATCACTTTATACGTATGAGATGGGCAACTGCTCCGACTTCAAGGCACCCAAAAAGTGTCTCACTGGAGTGCTCTCCCACTTCATGATGGACGGAGCGTCCACTTTGCCTCCACTCTTCCTCCAAGTACAACCTGGCGAACGAGTTCTCGACGCCTGTGCTTCTCCTGGAGGCAAATCCCTAGTCATGCTGCAGACCTTACACGTCGACCAGTTGGTTTGTAACGACATCCAAGAATCCCGACTGAACAAACTGCGCAAGGTGATGCAAGAGTACCTGTTTGATTTCAAGGAACGCTGGGCGGGCAAGCGCCTGATCTTCAGCCAGAGCGATGCTCGTTACCTGGACGATTACGACGCTTTTGACAAGATCCTGGTGGATGTACCTTGCACGACGGATCGCCACGTCCTCAACGAGCAAGATAACAACATTTTTAAGCCCACGCGAATCAAGGAGCGCCTGCGCATCCCAGAACTCCAAGCCGGCATCCTGACCAATTGCTTGCGCCTACTACGACCTGGCGGCAGCTTGGTCTACTCCACCTGTTCGCTGTCGCCCATTCAAAATGATGGTGTGGTGCACATGGCTCTGCAAAAGGCTTTTGCGGAGCATAATATCACAGCAACTATCAAGGATCTGAGCCGGCAAACGGCGCTCTTCAGCGATGTTTTTAAGTTCGAGCATCCGAAGGGACTCAAATACGGACAGATGGTGGTCCCCTATCTCCCAGCCAACTTTGGCCCTATGTATTTCAGTAAAATAACAAGAAATGCTTAA
- the LOC122322239 gene encoding sialin-like, with protein MPAEVAPKSSIFCKYVPFRYVFAVLGSIGIAIVYGLNIYGIIMAQMVHDDKPYIAVYVVLSYYCVYVVSQIPLARVAEKYSAKWVMLFSVAINLVCTLLTPVLTEFHFGGHILMRVMEGIVGGASFPAMHVMIASWAPPTERMVMSAIIYVGTNLSIPLAGVLSEQSGWESVFYVMGPLGCIWMVLWIIFVQDNPNKQRFISPEERQMINSSLGTELQEDHHPAVPWKKVFTSVPFWAILIAHTCYELNHWPYLIQTSDYMKQALDINFEAPLLGLYSFTVIFSIGFSILLYCLQNKGKVSATCARKITTAIFLFIPGACLIFLFCIGYLQNGAVTIMSVGFVSMEAMFPCFLSNHVDIAPNFAGTLVALTNSAAYVTSSLVFLSMKFVIAEQKSIETHRIIFGFKIALFAITFLVLIIFGSGKEQSWNKNEKNEDENITLKKITNLNCSFDNFDNINSK; from the exons ATGCCGGCAGAAGTGGCTCCCAAAAGCAGTATTTTTTGCA AATATGTGCCTTTCCGCTACGTTTTTGCCGTACTGGGATCCATTGGCATCGCCATCGTCTATGGCCTTAACATCTATGGAATAATAATGGCGCAAATGGTGCACGATGATAAGCCGTATATTGCCGTGTATGTCGTCCTTTCCTACTACTGTGTATATGTTGTCTCACAGATTCCACTGGCCCGCGTCGCTGAGAAATACTCGGCCAAGTGGGTAATGTTGTTCTCCGTGGCAATCAATCTGGTCTGCACCCTGTTGACTCCGGTGCTCACCGAATTCCATTTCGGCGGACATATCCTGATGAGAGTTATGGAGGGAATCGTTGGTGGTGCCTCTTTTCCGGCTATGCACGTCATGATTGCCTCCTGGGCCCCACCCACCGAACGAATGGTTATGTCCGCCATCATCTACGTGGGCACCAATCTCTCCATTCCGTTGGCCGGTGTTCTTTCCGAGCAGTCGGGCTGGGAATCAGTCTTCTACGTGATGGGTCCACTTGGCTGCATTTGGATGGTTCTCTGGATTATTTTCGTTCAGGATAATCCCAACAAGCAGCGGTTCATAAGTCCCGAGGAACGGCAAATGATCAATAGCTCTCTTGGCACGGAATTACAGGAAGACCACCACCCGGCTGTGCCATGGAAGAAGGTCTTTACATCTGTTCCATTCTGGGCCATTCTGATTGCCCACACTTGTTACGAATTAAACCATTGGCCATACCTCATCCAGACTTCGGACTACATGAAGCAGGCCCTTGATATCAATTTCGAGGCACCACTTTTAGGGTTATATTCCTTCACAGTTATATTCAGTATTGGCTTCAGCATATTGCTCTACTGCCTCCAAAACAAGGGAAAGGTTAGTGCCACCTGTGCACGGAAAATAACAACTGCTATATTCTTATTCATTCCTGGAGCTTGTCTGATCTTTCTTTTCTGTATTGGATACCTTCAAAACGGTGCTGTGACCATAATGTCGGTGGGATTTGTGTCCATGGAAGCCATGTTCCCATGTTTCCTTTCTAACCACGTCGACATTGCCCCGAACTTCGCCGGAACCCTGGTGGCGCTAACTAACTCTGCGGCTTATGTTACCAGCTCTTTGGTTTTCTTATCTATGAAGTTTGTGATTGCCGAACAA AAAAGCATTGAAACCCACCGTATCATTTTCGGATTTAAAATAGCATTGTTCGCTATCACGTTCCTggtcttaattatttttggttcTGGAAAAGAGCAATCCTggaacaaaaacgaaaaaaacgaGGATGAGAACATCACGCTGAAGAAAATAACCAACTTAAATTGTAGTTTCGATAACTTTGATAATATTAATTCAAAGTAG